A genomic region of Pseudomonas sp. MPC6 contains the following coding sequences:
- a CDS encoding PilT/PilU family type 4a pilus ATPase, whose amino-acid sequence MEIAALLKVLASQDGSDLYLSTGAPPSARFDGVLKPLADQPFKPGEIAAIAASIMDAEQRLEFDRELEMNLAISLAGVGRFRVNIFKQRNDVSIVARNVKLDIPRFEDLKLPAVLLDAVMLKQGLMLFVGATGSGKSTSLAALIDYRNRHSSGHIITIEDPVEYIHRHKKSIINQREVGVDTRSFHAALKNTLRQAPDVVLIGEIRDRETMEHALAFADTGHLVISTLHAHNANQALDRIINFFPEERRAQLLNDLGNNLKAFVSQRLVPSRDGHRRAAVEVMLGSPTIGDLIRRNEFSELKGIMEKSQEAGMQTFDGALYALVVEGAINEEEALKHADSVNNLRLRLKLHAEASPGTHAAPGEWGLMD is encoded by the coding sequence ATGGAAATCGCTGCATTGTTGAAAGTCCTGGCCAGCCAGGACGGTTCCGATTTATACCTGTCCACGGGCGCGCCACCCAGCGCGCGGTTCGATGGCGTGCTCAAACCCCTGGCCGATCAGCCGTTCAAACCCGGGGAAATCGCCGCTATTGCCGCGTCCATCATGGACGCCGAACAGCGCCTGGAGTTCGACCGGGAACTGGAGATGAACCTGGCAATCTCGTTGGCGGGTGTCGGGCGCTTTCGGGTCAATATTTTCAAGCAACGCAACGATGTGTCGATCGTGGCGCGCAACGTCAAACTCGACATTCCGCGCTTCGAAGACCTCAAGTTGCCCGCGGTGTTGCTCGATGCGGTCATGCTCAAGCAAGGCCTGATGCTCTTCGTCGGTGCCACCGGCTCGGGCAAGTCAACCTCGCTGGCGGCACTGATCGACTACCGCAACCGCCACAGCAGCGGCCATATCATCACCATCGAAGATCCGGTCGAGTACATCCATCGGCACAAGAAGTCGATCATCAACCAGCGCGAGGTCGGCGTCGATACCCGCAGTTTTCATGCCGCGCTGAAAAATACCCTGCGCCAGGCGCCGGACGTGGTGCTGATCGGCGAAATCCGCGACCGCGAAACCATGGAGCATGCGCTGGCGTTTGCCGATACTGGCCATCTGGTGATCTCGACGCTGCATGCGCATAACGCCAATCAGGCACTGGACCGAATCATCAATTTTTTCCCCGAAGAACGCCGCGCGCAACTGCTCAATGACCTGGGGAATAACCTCAAGGCCTTCGTTTCCCAGCGCTTGGTACCTTCGCGCGACGGTCACCGCCGGGCCGCGGTGGAGGTGATGCTGGGCTCGCCGACGATCGGCGATCTGATCCGGCGCAACGAGTTTTCCGAGCTCAAGGGGATCATGGAAAAGTCGCAGGAGGCGGGGATGCAGACGTTCGACGGTGCGCTGTATGCCTTGGTCGTCGAGGGGGCGATCAATGAGGAAGAGGCGCTCAAGCATGCGGATTCGGTGAACAACTTGCGGTTGCGCTTGAAGTTGCATGCTGAAGCGTCACCGGGAACCCATGCCGCACCCGGTGAATGGGGACTCATGGACTGA
- a CDS encoding acetoacetate--CoA ligase, with product MSDILWQPGAERIGKTRMDAFRRFINQRHNLDVADYPALHQWSIEQRVDFWQAIVDFFDIRFHEQPDAVLVEGAQMPSAQWFPGATLNFAEHLLRRRDDAVAVVAIGEHGQREQLTWAELAEHVAGFQNGLIACGVGLGDRVAACMPNTWQTLVAMLATTSLGAIWSCSSPDFGTQGVVDRFGQIEPKVLVTCAGYRYAGKEIDQTAKVNEVLAQLPSLQQLVVVPYARPQARIEHFHTQANVTLWDDFYAPGGEPDFVPVPFAHPLYILYSSGTTGIPKCIIHSTGGVLLQHVKEHGLHCDLGPGDRLFYYTTCGWMMWNWLVSALAVDSAVVLYDGSPFHPGPERLVDLIDDERISVFGTSPKYLATLESNGVKPRHSHDLGSLKTLLCTGSALSPQSYDYVYRDFKRDLCLASMSGGTDIVSCFVNGNPLLPVRRGEIQGKSLGMAVEVWNDAGNPVVGEKGELVCTRHFPAMPIGLWNDPTGEKLRASYFSLFPGVWAQGDYAEQLAHGAMLIHGRSDAVLNPGGVRIGTAEIYRQVEKVPQVLDSVAIGQQWQDDVRVVLFVRLRDDLELDDALQQQIRQVIRANTTPRHVPAKIVAVTDIPRTISGKVVELAVRNVVHGQPVKNTDALANPEALEQFRNRPELKD from the coding sequence ATGTCCGACATCCTCTGGCAACCCGGCGCCGAGCGCATCGGCAAGACCCGCATGGACGCCTTCCGGCGTTTCATCAATCAACGCCATAACCTCGACGTCGCCGACTACCCCGCCCTGCATCAGTGGTCCATCGAGCAGCGGGTCGACTTCTGGCAGGCCATCGTCGATTTCTTCGACATCCGCTTTCACGAGCAACCCGACGCCGTACTGGTCGAAGGCGCGCAAATGCCCAGCGCCCAGTGGTTTCCCGGCGCCACCCTGAACTTCGCCGAACACCTGCTAAGGCGCCGCGACGATGCCGTGGCGGTGGTCGCCATCGGTGAACACGGTCAGCGTGAACAGTTGACCTGGGCCGAACTGGCGGAACACGTGGCCGGTTTCCAGAACGGTTTGATCGCCTGTGGGGTCGGCCTCGGCGACCGCGTGGCCGCGTGCATGCCGAACACCTGGCAAACTCTGGTGGCCATGCTCGCCACCACCAGCCTCGGGGCGATCTGGTCCTGTTCGTCGCCGGACTTCGGCACCCAGGGGGTGGTGGATCGCTTCGGCCAGATCGAGCCGAAAGTGCTGGTCACCTGCGCCGGCTACCGCTACGCCGGCAAGGAGATCGACCAGACGGCCAAGGTCAACGAAGTACTCGCGCAACTGCCGTCCCTGCAGCAGCTGGTCGTCGTCCCTTACGCACGGCCACAGGCGCGCATCGAACATTTCCATACCCAGGCCAACGTCACGCTCTGGGATGATTTCTACGCGCCTGGCGGCGAGCCGGATTTCGTGCCAGTGCCCTTCGCTCATCCGCTGTATATCCTGTATTCCAGCGGCACCACCGGCATTCCCAAATGCATCATCCACAGCACCGGCGGCGTATTGCTGCAACACGTCAAGGAACATGGGCTGCATTGCGACCTGGGTCCCGGCGACCGGTTGTTCTACTACACCACCTGCGGCTGGATGATGTGGAACTGGCTGGTCTCGGCCCTGGCCGTGGACAGCGCCGTGGTGCTGTATGACGGTTCACCCTTTCATCCCGGGCCCGAACGCCTGGTCGATCTGATCGACGACGAACGCATCAGCGTGTTCGGCACCAGCCCCAAGTACCTGGCCACCCTGGAAAGCAACGGCGTTAAGCCGCGGCACAGCCATGACCTGGGCAGCCTGAAAACCCTGCTGTGCACCGGTTCCGCGCTGTCGCCCCAGAGCTACGACTACGTTTACCGCGACTTCAAGCGCGACCTGTGCCTGGCGTCGATGTCCGGTGGCACCGACATTGTCTCGTGCTTTGTCAACGGCAATCCGCTGCTGCCGGTCCGCCGGGGGGAAATCCAGGGCAAGAGCCTGGGCATGGCCGTCGAGGTCTGGAACGATGCCGGTAATCCCGTCGTTGGCGAAAAAGGCGAACTGGTCTGTACCCGACACTTCCCGGCAATGCCCATCGGCTTGTGGAATGACCCCACCGGGGAAAAGCTGCGCGCGTCGTACTTCAGTCTGTTCCCCGGGGTCTGGGCCCAGGGCGATTACGCCGAACAACTGGCGCACGGCGCGATGCTGATCCACGGGCGCTCGGACGCGGTGCTCAATCCGGGCGGCGTGCGCATTGGCACGGCGGAAATCTACCGTCAGGTGGAGAAAGTCCCCCAAGTGCTCGACAGCGTGGCCATCGGCCAACAGTGGCAGGACGATGTGCGGGTGGTGCTGTTTGTGCGTTTGCGCGACGACCTCGAGCTGGACGATGCCCTGCAACAGCAGATCCGCCAGGTCATCCGCGCCAACACCACGCCACGGCATGTGCCGGCGAAGATCGTGGCGGTGACGGACATTCCCCGCACCATCAGTGGCAAGGTGGTCGAGCTGGCCGTGCGCAATGTGGTGCATGGGCAACCGGTGAAAAACACCGATGCCCTGGCCAATCCCGAGGCGCTCGAACAGTTCCGCAACCGCCCCGAACTCAAGGATTGA